A region from the Pseudomonas sp. KU26590 genome encodes:
- the nuoH gene encoding NADH-quinone oxidoreductase subunit NuoH — MTWFTPEVIDSIIAVVKAIVVLLAVVVCGALLSFVERRLLGWWQDRYGPNRVGPFGMFQIAADMLKMFFKEDWNPPFVDRVIFTLAPVVAMSALLIAFSVIPVTQTWVVADLNIGLLFFFAMAGLSVYAVLFAGWSSNNKYALLGSLRASAQTVSYEVFLGLSLMGIVVQVGSFNMGDIVKYQADHLWFIIPQFFGFCTFFIAGVAVTHRHPFDQPEAEQELADGYHIEYAGMKWGMFFVGEYIGIILISALLVTLFFGGWHGPFDILPQLSFMWFALKTAFFIMLFILLRASIPRPRYDQVMDFSWKFCLPLTLINLLVTAAVVLAAQ; from the coding sequence ATGACCTGGTTCACCCCTGAAGTGATCGACTCGATCATCGCCGTCGTCAAGGCCATCGTGGTGCTGCTCGCCGTGGTGGTCTGCGGCGCGCTGCTCAGTTTCGTCGAACGCCGTCTGTTGGGCTGGTGGCAGGATCGTTACGGGCCGAACCGCGTGGGTCCGTTCGGCATGTTCCAGATCGCTGCCGACATGCTGAAGATGTTCTTCAAAGAAGACTGGAACCCGCCCTTCGTCGACCGGGTGATCTTCACCCTGGCGCCGGTGGTGGCCATGAGCGCGCTGTTGATCGCGTTCTCGGTCATCCCGGTCACCCAGACCTGGGTGGTCGCCGACCTGAACATCGGCCTGCTGTTCTTCTTCGCCATGGCCGGTCTGTCGGTCTATGCGGTGCTGTTCGCCGGTTGGTCATCGAACAACAAGTACGCCCTGCTGGGCAGCTTGCGTGCCTCGGCGCAGACCGTGTCGTACGAAGTGTTCCTCGGCCTGTCGCTGATGGGCATCGTGGTGCAGGTCGGTTCATTCAACATGGGCGACATCGTCAAGTACCAGGCCGATCACCTGTGGTTCATCATTCCGCAGTTCTTCGGCTTCTGTACGTTCTTCATCGCTGGCGTCGCCGTGACTCACCGTCACCCGTTCGACCAGCCGGAAGCGGAACAGGAACTGGCCGACGGTTACCACATTGAATACGCCGGCATGAAATGGGGCATGTTCTTCGTCGGTGAGTACATCGGCATCATCCTGATCTCGGCGCTGCTGGTGACCCTGTTCTTCGGTGGCTGGCATGGCCCGTTCGATATCCTGCCGCAACTGTCGTTCATGTGGTTTGCCCTGAAAACCGCGTTCTTCATCATGCTGTTCATCCTGTTGCGTGCTTCGATCCCTCGTCCGCGTTATGACCAGGTGATGGATTTCAGCTGGAAGTTCTGCTTGCCACTGACCCTGATCAATTTGCTGGTGACCGCTGCGGTCGTCCTGGCGGCTCAGTGA
- the nuoM gene encoding NADH-quinone oxidoreductase subunit M produces MILPWLILIPFIGGLLCWQGERFGPTLPRWIALLTMSLETILGLWVWSTGTFTYAPAPGADPTWALEFKLQWIQRFGISVHLALDGLSLLMILLTGLLGILSVLCSWKEIQRNVGFFHLNLMWILGGVVGVFLAIDLFMFFFFWEMMLVPMYFLIALWGHSSADGKKTRIYAATKFFIFTQASGLIMLVAILGLVLVHFNQTGVITFGYADLLKTKLSHGTEYILMLGFFIAFAVKLPIVPLHSWLPDAHAQAPTAGSVDLAGILLKTAAYGLLRFALPLFPNASAEFAPIAMVLGLIGIFYGAFLAFAQTDIKRLIAFSSVSHMGFVLIGIYSGSQQALQGVVVQMLAHGLSAAALFILSGQLYERLHTRDMREMGGLWSKIAYLPAISLFFAAASLGLPGTGNFVGEFLILIGSFVSSPWITAIATSGLVFGSVYSLIMIHRAYFGPAKSDAVYKGMDGRELIMVLGLAVLLILLGVYPQPILDTSSATMHGVQQWLGTAFTQLASAR; encoded by the coding sequence ATGATTCTGCCTTGGCTAATCCTGATCCCCTTCATCGGCGGCCTGCTGTGCTGGCAAGGTGAGCGCTTCGGCCCTACCCTGCCGCGCTGGATTGCGCTGTTGACCATGTCTCTCGAGACGATCCTGGGCCTGTGGGTCTGGAGCACCGGTACGTTTACCTATGCTCCTGCTCCGGGCGCCGATCCGACCTGGGCCCTTGAATTCAAGCTCCAGTGGATCCAGCGCTTCGGCATCAGCGTGCACCTGGCGCTCGATGGCCTGTCCCTGCTGATGATTCTGCTGACCGGCCTGCTGGGTATCCTCTCGGTGCTCTGCTCGTGGAAAGAGATTCAACGTAACGTCGGCTTCTTCCACTTGAACCTGATGTGGATCCTGGGCGGCGTCGTCGGCGTGTTCCTCGCCATCGACCTGTTCATGTTCTTCTTCTTCTGGGAAATGATGCTGGTGCCGATGTACTTCCTCATCGCGCTCTGGGGTCATAGCTCGGCGGATGGCAAGAAGACGCGGATCTACGCAGCGACCAAGTTCTTCATCTTCACTCAGGCCAGCGGTCTGATCATGTTGGTGGCTATCCTCGGTCTGGTCCTGGTGCACTTCAACCAGACCGGCGTGATCACCTTCGGATACGCGGACCTGCTGAAAACCAAGCTGTCCCACGGCACCGAATACATCCTGATGCTGGGCTTCTTCATCGCTTTCGCGGTGAAGCTGCCGATCGTGCCGCTGCACTCCTGGTTGCCTGACGCTCACGCCCAGGCGCCAACCGCAGGTTCCGTGGACCTGGCGGGCATCCTGCTGAAGACCGCTGCGTATGGTCTGCTGCGTTTTGCCCTGCCGCTGTTCCCGAATGCCTCGGCCGAGTTCGCGCCGATCGCCATGGTGCTGGGCCTGATCGGAATCTTCTACGGTGCCTTCCTGGCCTTCGCCCAGACCGACATCAAGCGCCTGATCGCGTTTTCCAGCGTTTCCCACATGGGCTTCGTGCTGATCGGCATCTACTCCGGTAGCCAGCAGGCGCTGCAAGGCGTTGTCGTTCAGATGCTCGCTCACGGTCTGTCTGCTGCCGCGCTGTTTATCCTCAGCGGCCAGTTGTACGAGCGTCTGCACACCCGGGACATGCGTGAAATGGGTGGCCTGTGGAGCAAGATCGCGTACCTGCCGGCCATCAGCCTGTTCTTCGCTGCTGCATCGCTCGGCCTGCCCGGTACCGGTAACTTCGTCGGTGAATTCCTGATCCTGATCGGCAGTTTTGTCAGCTCGCCATGGATCACCGCTATTGCCACCTCCGGTCTGGTGTTCGGTTCCGTCTACTCGCTGATCATGATCCACCGCGCCTACTTCGGCCCGGCCAAATCCGACGCGGTCTACAAGGGCATGGACGGTCGGGAATTGATCATGGTGCTGGGTCTGGCGGTGTTGTTGATTCTGCTGGGCGTGTACCCGCAACCGATCCTCGACACCTCCTCGGCGACCATGCATGGCGTGCAGCAATGGCTCGGCACCGCCTTCACTCAACTCGCTTCGGCCCGGTAA
- the nuoL gene encoding NADH-quinone oxidoreductase subunit L — MNLLFLTFVFPLIGFLLLSFSRGKWSENLSALIGVGSIGLSAIVAAYVIFQFNVSPPEGGHLTMVLWRWMSVDGFEPNFALYVDGLSITMLGVVVGVGFLIHLFASWYMRGEDGYSRFFAYTNLFIASMLFLILGDNLLFIYFGWEGVGLCSYLLIGFYYSNRNNGNAALKAFIVTRIGDVFMAIGLFILFQQLGTLNIQELLVRAPQHFKVGDFWIVLATLMLLGGAVGKSAQLPLQTWLADAMAGPTPVSALIHAATMVTAGVYLIARTHGLFILAPDILHLVGIVGGVTLVLAGFAALVQTDIKRILAYSTMSQIGYMFLALGVGAWDGAIFHLMTHAFFKALLFLASGAVIVACHHEQNIFKMGGLWKKLPLAYASFIVGGAALSALPLLTAGFYSKDEILWEAFASGHDYLLYAGLLGAFMTSLYTFRLIFIAFHGEAKTEAHAGHGISHWLPLGVLIVLSTFIGAWIHPPLAGVLPESAGHAGGEAKHSLEIASGAIALAGILLAAVLFLGKRRLATAIANSGPGRFLSAWWFAAWGFDWVYDVLFVKPYLAISRLLRSDPLDHTIGLIPRLVKAGNGLMTRTETGQLRWYAASIAAGAVLVLGAIVLV, encoded by the coding sequence ATGAACCTACTCTTTCTGACTTTCGTATTCCCTCTGATCGGTTTCCTGCTGCTGTCGTTCTCGCGCGGCAAATGGTCGGAAAACCTTTCAGCCCTGATCGGTGTGGGCTCCATTGGCCTCTCGGCCATCGTTGCCGCGTACGTGATCTTCCAGTTCAACGTCTCGCCACCGGAAGGCGGTCACCTGACCATGGTGCTGTGGCGCTGGATGTCGGTGGACGGCTTCGAACCCAATTTCGCCCTGTATGTCGATGGCCTGTCCATCACCATGCTCGGTGTAGTGGTCGGCGTCGGCTTCCTCATCCATCTGTTCGCCTCGTGGTACATGCGCGGTGAAGACGGTTACTCGCGCTTCTTCGCCTACACCAACCTGTTCATTGCCAGCATGTTGTTCCTGATCCTGGGCGACAACCTGCTGTTCATCTACTTCGGTTGGGAAGGCGTGGGCCTATGCTCGTACCTGTTGATCGGTTTCTATTACAGCAACCGCAACAACGGCAACGCAGCCCTGAAAGCCTTCATCGTGACCCGGATCGGCGACGTGTTCATGGCCATCGGCCTGTTCATTCTGTTCCAGCAACTGGGCACGCTGAATATTCAGGAACTGCTGGTTCGGGCGCCGCAGCATTTCAAGGTCGGCGACTTCTGGATTGTTCTGGCAACCTTGATGCTGCTGGGCGGTGCTGTCGGTAAATCCGCGCAACTGCCGCTGCAAACCTGGTTGGCGGATGCGATGGCCGGTCCTACCCCGGTGTCGGCACTGATTCACGCCGCAACCATGGTTACGGCAGGTGTTTACCTGATCGCACGGACTCACGGTCTGTTCATCCTGGCGCCGGACATCCTCCATCTGGTCGGCATCGTCGGCGGCGTGACTCTGGTACTGGCGGGTTTCGCGGCACTGGTGCAGACCGACATCAAACGTATCCTCGCCTATTCGACCATGAGCCAGATCGGCTACATGTTCCTGGCGCTGGGCGTGGGTGCATGGGACGGCGCGATCTTCCACTTGATGACTCACGCCTTCTTCAAGGCGCTGCTGTTCCTCGCGTCCGGTGCGGTGATCGTGGCCTGCCACCACGAGCAGAACATCTTCAAGATGGGCGGTCTGTGGAAGAAACTGCCACTGGCCTACGCCAGTTTCATCGTCGGCGGCGCTGCGCTGTCGGCATTGCCGCTGCTCACGGCGGGCTTCTACTCCAAGGACGAAATCCTCTGGGAAGCGTTCGCCAGCGGCCATGACTATCTGCTGTACGCAGGTCTGCTCGGTGCGTTCATGACCTCGCTGTACACCTTCCGCCTGATCTTCATCGCCTTCCACGGCGAAGCGAAGACCGAAGCTCACGCCGGCCACGGGATTTCCCATTGGCTGCCGCTGGGTGTGCTGATCGTGCTGTCGACGTTCATCGGTGCCTGGATTCATCCGCCACTGGCCGGCGTGTTGCCGGAAAGCGCGGGCCATGCCGGCGGCGAAGCCAAGCACAGCCTGGAAATCGCCTCGGGCGCCATCGCTCTGGCCGGTATTCTGCTGGCGGCCGTGCTGTTCCTCGGCAAGCGTCGTCTGGCCACGGCCATCGCCAACAGCGGTCCGGGTCGTTTCCTCTCGGCATGGTGGTTTGCGGCATGGGGCTTCGACTGGGTGTATGACGTGCTGTTCGTCAAACCTTACCTGGCGATCAGCCGCCTCCTGCGTAGCGATCCGCTCGACCACACCATCGGCCTGATTCCGCGCCTGGTCAAAGCCGGCAACGGCTTGATGACCCGCACCGAAACCGGACAGCTCCGTTGGTACGCCGCTTCGATCGCCGCAGGTGCCGTACTGGTACTCGGCGCGATTGTGCTGGTCTGA
- the nuoG gene encoding NADH-quinone oxidoreductase subunit NuoG, with product MATIHVDGKALEVDGADNLLQACLSLGLDIPYFCWHPALGSVGACRQCAVKQYTDENDTRGRIVMSCMTPATDNTWISIEDDESKAFRASVVEWLMTNHPHDCPVCEEGGHCHLQDMTVMTGHNERRYRFTKRTHQNQELGPFIAHEMNRCIACYRCVRFYKDYAGGTDLGVFGAHDNVYFGRVEDGTLESEFSGNLTEVCPTGVFTDKTHSERYNRKWDMQFSPSICHGCSSGCNISPGERYGEIRRIENRYNGSVNQYFLCDRGRFGYGYVNRTDRPRQPLAEGIKLGLDAALDKAADLLRGRNIVGIGSPRASLESNFALRELVGAEHFYSGIEAGELERLRLIAQVLKDSPLPIPTMREIEEHDAVFILGEDVTQTAARMALGLRQSVKNKAEDMAAAMKVQPWLDAAVKNIGQHEMNPLFIASLTDTRLDDIAEECVHAAPDDLARIGFAVAHAIDPSAPAVVGLDSEALALAERIAAALLEAKRPLIVSGASLGSNALIEAAANIAKALKLRDKQGSLSLIVPEANSMGLALFGGDSVDAALQAVISGKADAIVVLENDLFTRVDAATVEAALKAAKVVIVADHQKTATTDRAHLVLPAASFAEGDGTLVSQEGRAQRFFQVFDPTYLDASILVHEGWRWLHALRATLLNQPVDWTQLDHVTAACAASNPQLAGIVGAAPSASFRIKGLKLAREPLRYSGRTAMRANISVHEPRMPQDIDTAFAFSMEGYSGSAEPRSQVPFAWSPGWNSPQAWNKFQDEVGGHLRAGDPGVRLIESSGDKLGWFANVPRAFSPAQGTWQVVPFYHLFGSDETSSKAAPVQERIPQAYVALAKSEADRLGVNEGALLSLSVAGQTLRLPLRISEELGAGLVALPSGLAGIPPALFGKTVDAVQEAAQ from the coding sequence ATGGCCACTATCCACGTAGACGGCAAAGCGCTCGAAGTCGATGGCGCAGACAACCTGTTACAGGCATGTCTGTCGCTGGGCCTCGACATCCCTTATTTCTGCTGGCATCCGGCACTTGGCAGTGTTGGCGCCTGTCGCCAGTGCGCGGTCAAGCAGTACACCGACGAGAACGACACCCGTGGTCGCATCGTCATGTCCTGCATGACACCCGCCACTGACAACACCTGGATCTCCATCGAAGACGACGAATCCAAGGCGTTTCGCGCCAGCGTCGTTGAATGGCTGATGACCAACCACCCGCACGACTGCCCGGTCTGCGAGGAAGGCGGTCACTGTCATTTGCAGGACATGACGGTGATGACCGGCCACAACGAGCGCCGCTATCGCTTCACCAAACGCACCCACCAGAATCAGGAACTGGGGCCGTTCATCGCACACGAGATGAACCGCTGCATCGCCTGCTATCGCTGCGTGCGCTTCTACAAAGACTACGCCGGCGGCACTGACCTCGGCGTGTTCGGCGCCCACGACAACGTGTACTTCGGTCGCGTTGAAGACGGCACCCTGGAAAGCGAGTTCTCCGGCAACCTCACCGAGGTCTGCCCGACCGGTGTGTTCACCGACAAGACTCACTCCGAGCGCTACAACCGGAAATGGGACATGCAGTTCTCGCCGAGCATCTGCCACGGCTGCTCAAGCGGCTGCAACATCAGCCCGGGCGAACGTTATGGCGAAATCCGCCGTATCGAGAACCGCTACAACGGTTCGGTGAACCAGTATTTCCTCTGCGACCGTGGCCGTTTCGGTTATGGCTACGTCAACCGCACGGACCGTCCGCGCCAGCCGCTGGCCGAAGGCATCAAGCTGGGCCTCGACGCTGCGCTGGACAAGGCCGCTGACCTGCTGCGCGGGCGCAATATCGTCGGCATCGGCTCGCCGCGTGCCAGCCTGGAAAGCAACTTCGCCCTGCGCGAGCTGGTCGGTGCCGAGCACTTCTACTCGGGCATCGAAGCCGGTGAACTGGAGCGTCTGCGCCTGATCGCTCAGGTATTGAAAGACAGCCCGCTGCCGATCCCGACGATGCGTGAAATCGAAGAGCACGACGCCGTGTTCATCCTCGGCGAAGACGTCACCCAGACCGCTGCGCGCATGGCCCTCGGCCTGCGTCAGTCGGTGAAGAACAAAGCCGAAGACATGGCCGCTGCGATGAAAGTCCAGCCATGGCTCGACGCTGCGGTGAAGAACATCGGCCAGCACGAGATGAACCCGCTGTTCATCGCCAGCCTGACCGACACCCGCCTCGACGACATCGCCGAAGAGTGCGTGCACGCGGCGCCCGACGATCTGGCGCGCATCGGTTTCGCCGTGGCCCACGCCATCGACCCGAGCGCACCGGCCGTTGTCGGTCTGGACAGCGAAGCACTGGCACTGGCCGAGCGCATTGCCGCTGCGTTGCTTGAAGCCAAGCGCCCACTGATCGTGTCCGGCGCCTCGCTGGGCTCCAACGCGCTGATCGAAGCGGCGGCGAACATCGCCAAAGCCTTGAAGCTGCGCGACAAGCAGGGTTCGTTGAGCCTGATCGTGCCGGAAGCCAACAGCATGGGCTTGGCCCTGTTCGGTGGTGATTCGGTGGATGCTGCGCTGCAAGCCGTGATTTCGGGCAAGGCCGACGCCATCGTTGTGCTGGAGAACGACCTGTTCACCCGCGTGGACGCCGCAACGGTCGAGGCTGCCTTGAAGGCCGCCAAAGTGGTGATCGTCGCCGATCACCAGAAGACTGCGACCACCGACCGCGCCCACCTGGTGCTGCCGGCCGCAAGCTTTGCCGAAGGCGACGGTACGCTGGTCAGCCAGGAAGGCCGCGCCCAGCGCTTCTTCCAGGTCTTCGATCCGACCTACCTGGACGCGAGTATTCTGGTTCACGAAGGCTGGCGCTGGCTGCATGCCCTGCGCGCCACCCTGTTGAATCAGCCGGTTGACTGGACTCAGCTCGATCACGTCACCGCTGCCTGCGCTGCGAGCAATCCGCAACTGGCCGGCATTGTCGGTGCCGCGCCGTCTGCTTCGTTCCGCATCAAGGGTCTGAAACTGGCACGCGAACCGCTGCGTTACAGCGGCCGGACTGCCATGCGCGCCAACATCAGCGTGCACGAACCGCGTATGCCGCAGGACATCGACACCGCGTTCGCGTTCTCGATGGAAGGTTACTCGGGCTCGGCCGAACCACGCTCCCAGGTGCCGTTTGCCTGGTCGCCGGGCTGGAACTCGCCACAAGCGTGGAACAAGTTCCAGGACGAAGTCGGTGGTCACCTGCGTGCTGGCGATCCGGGCGTCCGCCTGATCGAAAGCAGCGGCGACAAACTGGGCTGGTTCGCCAATGTGCCGCGTGCCTTCTCCCCGGCACAAGGGACCTGGCAGGTCGTGCCGTTCTATCACCTGTTCGGCAGCGACGAGACCTCCTCCAAAGCCGCGCCGGTTCAAGAGCGCATTCCCCAGGCCTATGTGGCGCTGGCGAAGTCCGAAGCGGACCGTCTGGGTGTCAACGAAGGTGCCTTGCTCAGCCTGAGCGTTGCCGGCCAGACCCTGCGTCTGCCGCTGCGCATCAGCGAAGAACTGGGCGCAGGCCTGGTGGCGCTGCCGTCCGGTCTGGCCGGTATTCCTCCGGCACTGTTCGGCAAAACCGTTGATGCCGTGCAGGAGGCCGCTCAATGA
- the nuoI gene encoding NADH-quinone oxidoreductase subunit NuoI → MFKYIGDIVKGTGTQLRSLIMVFGHGFRKRDTLQYPEEQVYLPPRYRGRIVLTRDPDGEERCVACNLCAVACPVGCISLQKAETDDGRWYPEFFRINFSRCIFCGMCEEACPTTAIQLTPDFEMAEFKRQDLVYEKEDLLISGPGKNPDYNFYRVAGMAIAGKPKGDAQNEAQPINVKSLLP, encoded by the coding sequence ATGTTCAAATATATTGGCGACATCGTTAAGGGTACGGGTACCCAGCTGCGCAGCCTGATCATGGTCTTCGGCCATGGCTTCCGTAAGCGTGACACCCTGCAATATCCGGAAGAGCAGGTGTACCTGCCGCCGCGCTACCGTGGCCGCATCGTCCTGACCCGCGACCCCGACGGCGAAGAGCGCTGCGTGGCTTGCAACCTGTGCGCCGTGGCGTGCCCGGTGGGTTGCATCTCGCTGCAGAAGGCCGAGACCGACGACGGTCGCTGGTACCCGGAGTTCTTCCGCATCAATTTCTCGCGTTGCATCTTTTGCGGCATGTGTGAGGAAGCTTGCCCGACCACCGCGATCCAGCTGACACCGGATTTCGAGATGGCCGAGTTCAAACGTCAGGATCTGGTGTACGAGAAGGAAGATCTGCTGATCTCCGGCCCCGGCAAGAACCCTGATTACAACTTCTACCGCGTTGCGGGGATGGCCATCGCCGGCAAGCCGAAAGGCGATGCACAGAACGAAGCCCAGCCCATCAACGTCAAGAGCTTGCTGCCTTAA
- the nuoK gene encoding NADH-quinone oxidoreductase subunit NuoK, which yields MNSAIPLEHGLAVAGILFCLGLAGLLVRRNILFVLMSLEIMMNAAALAFVVAGSRWAQPDGQIMFILVISLAAAEASIGLAILLQLYRRFHTLDIDAASEMRG from the coding sequence ATGAACTCAGCAATCCCTCTGGAACATGGTCTGGCGGTCGCCGGCATCCTGTTCTGCCTCGGCCTGGCGGGCCTTTTGGTACGCCGCAACATTCTGTTCGTGTTGATGAGCCTGGAAATCATGATGAACGCAGCCGCGCTGGCCTTTGTCGTGGCGGGCAGCCGTTGGGCACAGCCTGACGGCCAGATCATGTTCATTCTGGTGATCAGCCTTGCCGCAGCCGAGGCCAGCATTGGCCTGGCGATCCTGCTGCAACTGTATCGCCGCTTCCACACGCTCGATATCGACGCTGCCAGCGAGATGCGCGGATGA
- the nuoJ gene encoding NADH-quinone oxidoreductase subunit J yields MEFAFYFASGIAVVATLRVITNTNPVHALLYLIISLIAVAMTFFSLGAPFAGALEVIAYAGAIMVLFVFVVMMLNLGPASVQQERAWLKPGIWLGPILLGGLLLAELIYVLFANSTGASIGHTTVDAKAVGISLFGPYLLVVELASMLLLAAAVTAFHVGRNEAKE; encoded by the coding sequence ATGGAATTCGCTTTCTATTTCGCATCCGGCATCGCTGTGGTGGCCACCCTTCGGGTGATCACCAACACTAACCCGGTGCACGCCCTGCTCTACCTGATCATTTCGCTGATCGCCGTGGCCATGACCTTCTTCAGCCTCGGCGCGCCGTTTGCCGGTGCGCTTGAAGTGATCGCCTATGCGGGTGCCATCATGGTGCTGTTTGTCTTCGTGGTGATGATGCTGAACCTGGGCCCGGCCTCGGTTCAACAAGAACGCGCCTGGCTCAAACCTGGCATCTGGCTCGGCCCGATTCTGCTGGGCGGCCTGCTGCTTGCGGAGTTGATTTACGTGCTGTTCGCCAACTCCACCGGCGCTTCCATCGGTCACACCACCGTGGACGCCAAAGCCGTCGGCATCAGCCTGTTTGGCCCTTACCTGCTGGTTGTCGAACTCGCCTCGATGCTGCTGCTTGCGGCAGCCGTGACGGCGTTCCATGTCGGCCGCAACGAGGCGAAGGAGTAA